Proteins encoded within one genomic window of Macrotis lagotis isolate mMagLag1 chromosome 3, bilby.v1.9.chrom.fasta, whole genome shotgun sequence:
- the TNNI2 gene encoding troponin I, fast skeletal muscle, whose amino-acid sequence MLQIAATELEKEERSKETEKANYLAEHCPPLHLPGSMSEVQDLCRQLHSKVDAAEEEKYDMEVKVQKSTKELEDMNQKLFDLRGKFKRPPLRRVRMSADAMLKALLGSKHKVCMDLRANLKQVKKEDTEKERDLRDVGDWRKNIEEKSGMEGRKKMFETES is encoded by the exons ATGCTCCAGATAGCGGCCactgagctagagaaagaagaaaggagcaAGGAAACAGAGAAAGCTAACTATCTGGCCGAGCACTGCCCACCTTTGCACCTGCCAGGATCTATGTCAGAAGTTCAG GATCTGTGCAGGCAGCTGCACTCCAAGGTCGATGCCGCTGAAGAGGAGAAATATGACATGGAAGTGAAAGTTCAGAAGAGCACAAAGGAG CTGGAAGACATGAACCAGAAACTCTTTGACCTTCGAGGCAAGTTCAAGAGGCCTCCTCTGAGGAGGGTGAGGATGTCGGCCGATGCCATGCTGAAGGCTCTGTTGGGCTCCAAACACAAAGTGTGCATGGACCTGAGAGCCAACCTGAAGCAAGTGAAGAAGGAGGACACCGAGAAg GAAAGGGACCTTCGTGATGTGGGTGACTGGAGGAAGAACATTGAAGAAAAGTCTGGAATGGAGGGTAGAAAGAAGATGTTTGAGACCGAGTCCTAG